In a single window of the Pedococcus dokdonensis genome:
- the macS gene encoding MacS family sensor histidine kinase codes for MARHLSLSARRATAAPGSQPEVVSAFWKGIDVFRPLALAYAAYSLWDRPHDLVRPTLAWVVLAVLGVWTVFLVFYRSRRLWLVVVELGLAAAAILATRLVDTAAAIEAGSRTLPTFWPAAGVVSAAVLLGRKGGLPAAVFIGVVDVIEVGKATPNTINNIVLLLLIGALIGYACDLAREGHAKLREALALEAQVRERERLARQVHDGVLQTLAFINRRGTQLGGESAQLGGMAADQERLLRALVSGTSPADTEATVSGDVDLRQLLGRYAGGQVHLVAPADAVLVPPRVAGELAAAVGAALDNVRLHAGDEAQAWVLVEDDGDEVALTVRDNGVGMPAGRLAEAAAAGRMGASSSIRGRLADLGGTAEYAGREGAGVTVRMRAPKHGGRDDGGAR; via the coding sequence GTGGCGCGGCACCTGAGCCTGTCCGCGCGCCGTGCCACTGCCGCACCCGGTTCCCAGCCCGAGGTGGTCTCGGCGTTCTGGAAGGGCATCGACGTCTTCCGCCCGCTGGCCCTGGCCTACGCCGCATACTCGCTCTGGGACCGTCCGCACGACCTGGTGCGGCCGACGCTGGCGTGGGTGGTGCTCGCCGTCCTCGGCGTCTGGACGGTCTTCCTGGTCTTCTACCGCAGCCGGCGGCTGTGGCTGGTCGTCGTGGAGCTGGGGCTGGCCGCCGCCGCGATCCTCGCCACGCGGTTGGTCGACACGGCCGCCGCGATCGAGGCCGGGAGCCGCACGCTGCCGACGTTCTGGCCGGCGGCCGGGGTCGTGTCGGCGGCGGTGCTGCTCGGTCGCAAGGGCGGCCTGCCCGCGGCGGTGTTCATCGGTGTCGTCGACGTCATCGAGGTCGGCAAGGCGACCCCCAACACCATCAACAACATCGTCCTGCTGCTCCTGATCGGCGCCCTGATCGGCTACGCCTGCGACCTGGCCCGTGAGGGGCACGCCAAGCTGCGCGAGGCCCTGGCCCTGGAGGCCCAGGTGCGCGAACGCGAGCGGCTGGCGCGGCAGGTGCACGACGGTGTGCTGCAGACGCTGGCCTTCATCAACCGCCGCGGCACCCAGCTCGGGGGTGAGTCCGCCCAGCTCGGCGGCATGGCGGCCGACCAGGAGCGCCTTCTGCGCGCGCTGGTCAGCGGAACGTCGCCGGCCGACACCGAGGCGACCGTGTCCGGTGACGTCGACCTGAGGCAGCTGCTGGGGCGCTACGCGGGCGGGCAGGTGCACCTCGTTGCCCCGGCCGACGCCGTGCTCGTGCCGCCCCGGGTGGCCGGCGAGCTGGCCGCCGCAGTCGGTGCCGCCCTCGACAACGTGCGCCTGCACGCGGGCGACGAGGCGCAGGCCTGGGTGCTGGTGGAGGACGACGGCGACGAGGTCGCCCTGACCGTCCGTGACAACGGCGTGGGTATGCCGGCGGGTCGCCTCGCCGAGGCGGCCGCGGCCGGGAGGATGGGGGCGTCGTCCAGCATCCGGGGGCGACTGGCCGACCTGGGTGGCACGGCCGAGTACGCGGGACGCGAAGGGGCCGGGGTGACGGTGCGGATGCGCGCACCGAAGCACGGCGGACGGGACGACGGAGGAGCACGATGA
- a CDS encoding response regulator produces the protein MSTSDGASATDPQPGEPATREPSVVVADDHPLWRDAVARDLAEAGMAVLATADDGPSAVNRTKATRPDVLVLDLNLPGMRGHEVCAALGSLQTRVLVLSASGEQQDVLEAVKAGATGYLVKSASREEIVEAVRATARGDAVFTPGLAGLVLGEFRKLSTQPQTDPSRPIPELTERETEVLKLVATGMSYKEIAADLFISHRTVQNHVQNTLGKLQLHNRIELVRFAIAKGLDTPEA, from the coding sequence ATGAGCACGAGTGACGGCGCCAGCGCCACCGATCCGCAGCCCGGGGAGCCGGCCACCCGTGAGCCGAGCGTGGTCGTCGCCGACGACCACCCGCTCTGGCGTGACGCCGTGGCGCGCGACCTCGCCGAGGCCGGCATGGCGGTGCTCGCCACGGCCGACGACGGACCCTCCGCGGTCAACCGCACCAAGGCGACCCGGCCGGACGTGCTGGTGCTCGACCTCAACCTGCCGGGGATGCGCGGCCACGAGGTGTGTGCCGCCCTCGGATCACTCCAGACCCGGGTCCTGGTGCTCTCGGCGTCGGGTGAGCAGCAGGACGTGCTCGAGGCAGTCAAGGCGGGCGCGACCGGATACCTGGTGAAGTCGGCCTCCCGGGAGGAGATCGTCGAGGCGGTCCGCGCGACGGCGCGCGGCGACGCGGTCTTCACCCCGGGCCTGGCCGGGCTGGTGCTGGGGGAGTTCCGCAAGCTGTCGACCCAGCCACAGACCGACCCCTCACGGCCGATCCCCGAGCTGACCGAGCGCGAGACCGAGGTGCTCAAGCTGGTCGCGACCGGCATGTCCTACAAGGAGATCGCGGCCGACCTCTTCATCTCGCACCGGACCGTGCAGAACCACGTGCAGAACACCCTGGGCAAGCTCCAGCTGCACAACCGGATCGAGCTGGTGCGGTTCGCGATCGCGAAGGGGCTGGACACCCCCGAGGCCTGA
- a CDS encoding dihydrofolate reductase family protein encodes MSTSIDGFVTDREGGFDWAAPDDELFRFHHDEVATLGAYLLGRRLYETMLVWENDPTVRETDDGAEFADIWTALPKVVFSRTLDAVQGNARLARGSVAAEVTRALEATDRAVSIGGAELAGQAIELGLVDELRVYRCPVIAGGGTPHLPAVAQVQRFELVETRRFAQVVYERYRQAPAD; translated from the coding sequence ATGAGCACTTCGATCGACGGCTTCGTCACCGACCGCGAGGGCGGGTTCGACTGGGCCGCGCCGGACGACGAGCTGTTCCGCTTCCACCACGACGAGGTCGCCACGCTCGGGGCCTACCTGCTGGGGCGCCGACTCTACGAGACGATGCTGGTGTGGGAGAACGACCCCACCGTCCGGGAGACGGACGACGGCGCGGAGTTCGCCGACATCTGGACCGCACTGCCGAAGGTCGTCTTCAGCCGCACCCTCGACGCCGTGCAGGGCAACGCCCGGCTGGCCCGTGGTTCGGTGGCCGCGGAGGTCACCAGGGCACTCGAGGCGACCGACCGTGCCGTCTCGATCGGCGGGGCCGAGCTGGCCGGCCAGGCCATCGAGCTCGGGCTGGTCGACGAGCTGCGGGTCTACCGCTGCCCGGTCATCGCCGGCGGCGGCACCCCCCACCTGCCCGCGGTCGCGCAGGTGCAGCGGTTCGAGCTCGTCGAGACCCGCCGCTTCGCGCAGGTGGTCTACGAGCGCTACCGGCAGGCACCCGCCGACTGA